The genomic interval CCAGAAGCAGGGGATCAAGCCGATCATCGGCATGGAGGCGTACGTCGCGGGCGACCGGCACAACCGGACCGCCGAGCGCGAGAACAAGAGCTTCCACATGGTGCTGCTGGCCCGCAACCAGGCGGGCTACCGCAACCTGGTCAAGCTGGCCTCGGCGGCCTTCCTCGAGGGCTTCTACTACCGGCCGCGCATCGACCGCGAGATCCTCGCGCGCCACGCCGACGGGCTGATCGGGCTGTCGGCCTGCCTGAGCGGCGAGCCGAACTTCCACCTGCGCAGCGGCAACGTGGCCGCCGCCGTGGAGGCGGCGGCGGGGTGCCGCGACATCCTGGGCCGGGATCACTACTACCTGGAAATCCAGAACCACGGGCTGCCCGACGAGGAACGGATCCGCCAGCTGATGCCCGAGGTGGCGCGGCAGACGGGCTGCCCCATCGTGGCCACGAACGACTGCCACTTCCTGGAGCGCGAGCATCACGAGGCGCACGACATCCTCATGGCGCTGCAGACGGGCAAGACGCTGAACGACCCGTCGCGCTGGCGCAGCCACACGCCCGAGGTCTATTTCAAGTCCAGCGAGGAGATGCTGGCGCTGTTCCGCGACTGGCCGGAGGCGGTCGCCAACACGCTGCACATCGCCGACCAGGTGGAATTCGAGCTGGAGCTGGGCAAGCTGCTGCTGCCGGCCTTTCCGCTGCCGGACGGCTTCGCCACGGCCGACGACTACCTGGCCCACCTGGCGCGCGAAGGACTGCCGCGCCGATACGGCACGGTCACGCCGGAGCTGCGCGAGCGGCTGGACTACGAACTGGGGGTCATCCGCCAGACGAAGTACGCCGGCTACTTCCTGATCGTCTGGGACTTCATCGACGCGGCCCGCCGCATGGACGTGCCGGTGGGACCGGGCCGCGGCTCGGCCGCGGGCAGCCTGGTCTGCTACTGCGTCGGCATCACGGACGTCGACCCCATCCGCCACCAGCTGCTGTTCGAGCGCTTCCTGAATCCCGAGCGCATCTCGATGCCGGACATCGACGTGGACTTCTGCTTCGAGGGACGCGGGCGGGTCATCGAGTACGTGGCGCGCAAGTACGGACGCGACAACGTCTCGCAGATCATCACCTTCAACACCATGGCGGCCCGCGCGGTCCTCAAGGACGTGGCGCGCGTGCTGGAATTCCCCTTCGCCGAGGGCGACCGCATCAGCAAGCTCGTGCCCGAGGAACTGGGGATCACCCTGCAGAAGGCCATCGACGAGGCGCCCGGCCTCAAGGAGGTGGCCGAGGAGTCGCCCGACCACGCCAAGCTGCTGCGCAACGCGCTGGTGCTGGAGGGCTTCAACCGCAACACCGGCATCCACGCCGCGGGCGTGCTGATCACGCCGTCGCCGCTGGTCGAGCACGCGCCGCTCTACCGCAGCACGAAGGGCGACGTCACCGTCCAGTACGACATGAAGATGAGCGAGGCCCTGGGGCTCCTCAAGATGGACTTCCTGGGCCTGCGCACCCTGACGGTGATCGACAAGGCGCTGGACCTGATCGCCGAGACGACGGGCGAGCGGCTGGCGGCCGATCGCATCCCGACCGACGATCCGCGGACCTTCAAGCTGCTGCAGGAGGGCCGCACCGTCGGCATCTTCCAGCTCGAGAGCAGCGGCATGCAGGAGCTGGTGCGCAAGATGGCGCCCACGGGCTGGGACGACATCACCGCCATCTGCGCGCTCTACCGCCCGGGGCCCCTGGGCGCGGACATGGACAAGGCCTACGTCGAGCGCAAGCACGGCCGGCAGCGGGTGCAGTACAAGGATCCCGCGCTGGAGCCGATCCTGCGCGACACCTACGGCGTGATCCTCTACCAGGAACAGGTGATGCAGATCGCCGCGGCGATGGGCGGCTTCACCATGGGGGAGGCCGACACGCTGCGCAAGGCGATGGGCAAGAAGAAGGCCGACATCATGGCGGCCCTCAAGGTGAAGTTCATCGAGGGCGCCCGCGCGCGCGGCCATGACCAGCGCGTCGCCACCGAGATCTACGAGGAGATGGAGTTCTTCGCCGAGTACGGCTTCAACAAGAGCCACTCGGCGGCCTACGCGCTGCTGTCGATCCAGACCGCCTGGCTGAAGGCGCACCACCCGGCCGAGTTCATGGCCGCGACGATGACCACCGAGATGCGCAAGAGCGAGCGCATCACGCAGCTCATCGACGAGTGCAAGGCGCTGGGGCTGCGCATCGTGCCGCCGGACATCAACCGGCCGCGCCCGGAGTTCGGCGTGCGCGACGGGCAGGTCGTCTTCGGGCTGGGCGCCGTGCGCGGCGTGGGAGCGACGGCCATCGAGGTCATCGCCGCCTGCCGCGAGCAGCTCGGCCGCGACTTCACGGACCTGTTCGACCTCTGCGAGCACGTCGACCTG from bacterium carries:
- the dnaE gene encoding DNA polymerase III subunit alpha, which gives rise to QKQGIKPIIGMEAYVAGDRHNRTAERENKSFHMVLLARNQAGYRNLVKLASAAFLEGFYYRPRIDREILARHADGLIGLSACLSGEPNFHLRSGNVAAAVEAAAGCRDILGRDHYYLEIQNHGLPDEERIRQLMPEVARQTGCPIVATNDCHFLEREHHEAHDILMALQTGKTLNDPSRWRSHTPEVYFKSSEEMLALFRDWPEAVANTLHIADQVEFELELGKLLLPAFPLPDGFATADDYLAHLAREGLPRRYGTVTPELRERLDYELGVIRQTKYAGYFLIVWDFIDAARRMDVPVGPGRGSAAGSLVCYCVGITDVDPIRHQLLFERFLNPERISMPDIDVDFCFEGRGRVIEYVARKYGRDNVSQIITFNTMAARAVLKDVARVLEFPFAEGDRISKLVPEELGITLQKAIDEAPGLKEVAEESPDHAKLLRNALVLEGFNRNTGIHAAGVLITPSPLVEHAPLYRSTKGDVTVQYDMKMSEALGLLKMDFLGLRTLTVIDKALDLIAETTGERLAADRIPTDDPRTFKLLQEGRTVGIFQLESSGMQELVRKMAPTGWDDITAICALYRPGPLGADMDKAYVERKHGRQRVQYKDPALEPILRDTYGVILYQEQVMQIAAAMGGFTMGEADTLRKAMGKKKADIMAALKVKFIEGARARGHDQRVATEIYEEMEFFAEYGFNKSHSAAYALLSIQTAWLKAHHPAEFMAATMTTEMRKSERITQLIDECKALGLRIVPPDINRPRPEFGVRDGQVVFGLGAVRGVGATAIEVIAACREQLGRDFTDLFDLCEHVDL